From a region of the Nonlabens dokdonensis DSW-6 genome:
- the pgmB gene encoding beta-phosphoglucomutase, which yields MNKKAFIFDLDGVIVDTAKFHFVAWQRLAASLDINFTEEENEQLKGVSRVNSLKKILEWGNKEVSPEVFQAKMDQKNEEYLELIKTLDVNDILPGVHDFLLELKAKEQPIALGSASKNARPILEKLGIKDLFDVIVDGTNVTKAKPDPEVFLNACDQLGYNPQASVVFEDSVAGVQAANTAGMISIGLGDQSILNEADEVFAHFTDMPQDYINILLSKNK from the coding sequence ATGAATAAAAAAGCATTCATATTTGACCTCGATGGAGTTATCGTTGACACAGCAAAGTTTCATTTTGTAGCTTGGCAGCGTCTCGCAGCTTCTCTCGATATCAATTTTACAGAAGAAGAAAACGAACAGCTTAAAGGAGTTTCTCGTGTTAACTCTTTGAAGAAAATTCTTGAGTGGGGAAATAAAGAAGTTTCTCCAGAAGTTTTTCAAGCCAAAATGGATCAGAAAAACGAAGAATATCTAGAGCTTATAAAAACATTGGACGTTAACGACATACTTCCAGGAGTTCATGATTTTCTACTAGAACTCAAAGCAAAAGAACAACCTATAGCCTTAGGAAGTGCAAGTAAAAATGCGCGACCTATTTTAGAGAAATTAGGGATTAAGGATCTTTTTGACGTCATTGTAGATGGAACCAATGTTACTAAAGCAAAACCAGATCCAGAAGTTTTCTTAAACGCATGCGATCAGTTAGGCTATAATCCACAAGCGAGCGTTGTTTTTGAAGACAGCGTCGCAGGAGTACAAGCAGCAAATACTGCAGGAATGATTTCTATAGGATTAGGAGATCAGTCTATTTTAAATGAGGCAGATGAAGTTTTTGCACACTTTACAGATATGCCTCAAGATTATATCAATATACTACTAAGTAAGAACAAATAA
- a CDS encoding glycoside hydrolase family 65 protein, with the protein MNQEYIIPNAWSIIEEGWKPSQVKSSESLFSIGNGAMGQRANFEEKYTGETFQGSYVAGVYYPDKTRVGWWKNGYPEYFAKVLNAPNFIGIDVFVDGEELDLATVQEVTDYRLELNMKEGWLERTFIAHFSEEKAIKVIARRFMSLEIDELAVINYKVTAVKGDMRISFQPYVDGGITNEDTNWDDAFWEIEDVVSDGHQGMVRSRTNKTNFYVTTFMQSELLKNGEHVQYADHFDQNNTVVRHKAACDIAQGESVTLRKYAGYVSSLNHNHLTLQSAAKAVLQRATEEGYEKLVKLQADSWAQIWAMADITIDGDLKAQQGIRFNIFQLNQTYLGKDSRLNIGPKGFTGEKYGGSTYWDTEAYCIPFYMATKDQQVARNLLRYRYEQLDKAVENAGKLGFSSGAALYPMVTMNGEESHNEWEITFEEIHRNGAMVFAIYNYVRYTGDYSYIPEMGLEVMIAIAKFWHQRATYSQRAKKYMILGVTGPNEYENNVNNNWYTNYLAKWCINYAVENINKVKADHKADYDRIIAKTELTDQEIGAWKEVADNMHEPFDKELGVYLQQDGFLDKEIIPVSDLPKEHRPINQKWSWDRILRSCYIKQADVLQCFYFFEDHFSKEELAKNFDFYEPLTVHESSLSPCVHSIQAAKLDRMDQAYEFYLRTSRLDLDDYNKEVEEGCHITSMAGTWMSIVEGFGGLQIVDDKPSFTTKLPEQWNSFSFKINFRNQILNVQIAKTGTTITLEGKTPQDVIINGETVTLEPQLVNA; encoded by the coding sequence ATGAATCAAGAATATATCATACCAAACGCGTGGTCTATCATTGAAGAAGGATGGAAACCATCTCAAGTAAAATCTAGTGAGAGTCTCTTCTCTATAGGTAATGGAGCCATGGGTCAGCGAGCTAATTTTGAAGAAAAATATACAGGTGAAACTTTTCAAGGAAGTTATGTAGCGGGCGTTTATTATCCAGATAAAACTCGAGTAGGATGGTGGAAAAACGGTTATCCAGAATATTTTGCAAAAGTTCTTAATGCGCCTAATTTCATCGGTATCGATGTTTTTGTAGATGGAGAAGAACTAGATCTGGCAACTGTACAAGAAGTAACCGATTACCGTCTTGAATTAAACATGAAAGAAGGCTGGTTAGAGCGTACTTTTATAGCTCATTTTTCAGAAGAAAAGGCTATAAAAGTTATCGCTCGTAGGTTCATGAGTCTTGAAATTGATGAACTTGCAGTAATCAACTATAAGGTCACTGCGGTTAAAGGCGACATGAGAATATCGTTTCAACCCTATGTAGATGGTGGGATTACAAATGAAGATACCAATTGGGATGATGCCTTTTGGGAAATTGAAGATGTAGTTTCTGATGGTCATCAAGGTATGGTGCGCAGTCGTACTAATAAAACTAACTTTTACGTGACTACTTTCATGCAGTCTGAGCTTCTCAAAAACGGTGAGCATGTTCAATATGCAGATCATTTTGATCAAAATAATACCGTCGTAAGACATAAGGCAGCTTGTGATATCGCTCAAGGCGAAAGCGTAACTCTTAGAAAATACGCAGGTTATGTTTCTAGCTTAAACCACAACCATCTAACGCTTCAGTCAGCGGCAAAAGCAGTTCTCCAAAGAGCGACAGAAGAAGGTTATGAAAAATTAGTTAAATTGCAAGCAGATTCATGGGCGCAAATTTGGGCCATGGCAGATATTACAATAGACGGCGACCTGAAAGCACAACAAGGAATACGCTTCAATATCTTCCAATTGAATCAAACATATTTAGGTAAGGATTCTCGATTAAACATAGGTCCAAAAGGATTTACTGGAGAAAAATATGGAGGTTCTACTTATTGGGATACAGAAGCATATTGTATTCCGTTCTACATGGCTACAAAAGATCAACAAGTAGCACGTAATTTATTAAGATATAGATATGAGCAGCTAGACAAGGCCGTTGAAAATGCTGGGAAACTAGGATTTTCTTCTGGAGCTGCTCTATATCCTATGGTTACCATGAATGGAGAAGAATCTCACAACGAGTGGGAAATCACCTTTGAAGAAATTCACCGTAATGGGGCAATGGTTTTTGCCATATATAATTACGTAAGATATACTGGTGATTACAGCTATATTCCAGAAATGGGACTAGAAGTAATGATTGCCATTGCAAAATTCTGGCACCAGCGAGCAACCTATTCACAACGAGCTAAGAAGTACATGATTCTTGGTGTTACCGGTCCTAACGAGTATGAGAACAACGTAAACAATAATTGGTATACTAATTATTTAGCAAAATGGTGTATCAACTATGCTGTAGAAAACATCAACAAAGTAAAAGCAGATCATAAAGCAGATTATGATAGAATTATTGCTAAAACTGAGCTTACAGATCAAGAAATAGGAGCATGGAAAGAAGTGGCAGATAATATGCACGAGCCATTTGATAAAGAACTAGGTGTTTACCTACAGCAAGACGGTTTCTTAGATAAAGAGATTATACCTGTATCTGATTTACCTAAGGAACACAGACCCATTAATCAAAAATGGTCTTGGGATCGCATCTTGAGAAGTTGTTATATAAAACAAGCCGACGTCCTTCAGTGTTTTTACTTTTTTGAAGATCACTTCAGTAAAGAAGAACTGGCAAAAAACTTCGACTTTTATGAGCCATTAACCGTTCATGAAAGCTCTCTTTCTCCATGTGTACACAGTATTCAGGCAGCAAAGCTAGATCGTATGGATCAGGCTTATGAATTCTATCTTAGAACTTCTCGTCTTGATTTAGACGATTACAATAAAGAAGTAGAAGAAGGTTGTCACATAACAAGTATGGCTGGAACCTGGATGAGTATTGTAGAAGGTTTTGGAGGCCTGCAAATTGTAGATGACAAGCCTAGTTTTACAACAAAGTTGCCAGAACAGTGGAATAGTTTCAGTTTCAAAATCAATTTTAGAAACCAGATTTTAAATGTTCAAATAGCCAAAACTGGTACTACCATAACATTAGAAGGGAAAACGCCTCAAGATGTTATTATTAATGGTGAGACTGTTACTTTAGAACCACAACTCGTAAATGCTTAG
- a CDS encoding RagB/SusD family nutrient uptake outer membrane protein — MKMYKTIIFLFLGMLAFTACDEALTVEPSDNRVTEAELFQDPATYRGIIAKAYAGLAVGGQAGGDGDADISGIDGGFSNYHRLYWNMQELTTDEAIIAWNDGTIKDLHGHVWTDGNEFINAMFSRINYQIAVCNEFLELSTDAKLDEYNIPNDIRASVAEYRAEARFLRAYSYYHGMDLFGKMPFREAGYDPAVLPEVKNRAELFEYIESELLAIEDDMVDARMNEYGRADKAAVWMTLAKIYLNSEVYTGTARNTEAITQLNKVITAGYTVPSVPYAYSFYADNNRNGAESEFIWTINFDGLNTQTFGGTTYLTHAPVGGSMDPTEFGINGGWGGIRTTPEFVELFPNEENSADMRETFYTDGQTKEIPDVGQFTDGFAIQKFKNINVDGTPGSDSVGDFVDIDFPVYRLSDAYLMYAEAVVRGGSGGDLNTAESYINLIRERAYGDTSGNISAGQIDLQFIIDERARELHWESHRRQDLIRFNQFSSNKVWAWKGNVPSGTVTAPFRNLLPIPAQELNQNPNLQPQNTGY, encoded by the coding sequence ATGAAAATGTACAAAACAATTATCTTTTTGTTTCTTGGAATGCTTGCTTTTACCGCGTGTGATGAAGCACTTACGGTAGAGCCGAGTGATAACCGAGTGACAGAAGCAGAGCTATTTCAAGACCCTGCTACTTACCGCGGTATTATCGCAAAAGCTTATGCTGGTCTAGCCGTAGGCGGACAAGCTGGTGGTGATGGTGATGCAGATATTTCTGGAATCGACGGCGGATTCTCTAACTACCACAGATTATACTGGAACATGCAAGAGCTTACTACTGATGAAGCCATTATAGCATGGAATGATGGTACAATTAAAGATTTACATGGACACGTTTGGACTGACGGTAACGAATTTATCAACGCTATGTTTTCTAGAATAAACTATCAAATAGCTGTATGTAATGAGTTCCTAGAGCTAAGTACAGACGCTAAGCTAGACGAATATAATATTCCTAATGACATAAGAGCTAGTGTTGCAGAATATCGCGCGGAAGCTAGATTCTTAAGAGCTTACTCTTACTATCATGGTATGGATCTTTTTGGAAAAATGCCTTTCAGAGAAGCAGGTTATGACCCAGCAGTGTTGCCAGAAGTTAAAAATCGCGCAGAATTGTTCGAGTATATTGAATCCGAATTGCTAGCTATCGAAGATGATATGGTAGATGCAAGAATGAATGAATATGGACGTGCAGATAAAGCAGCTGTATGGATGACTCTTGCTAAAATTTATTTAAACTCTGAAGTTTATACAGGTACTGCAAGGAATACAGAGGCGATCACACAACTCAATAAAGTTATTACTGCTGGCTATACTGTACCAAGTGTTCCTTACGCTTACAGCTTCTATGCAGACAACAATCGTAACGGAGCTGAAAGTGAATTTATCTGGACAATTAACTTTGACGGTTTAAACACTCAAACCTTTGGTGGAACAACTTATTTAACTCATGCACCAGTAGGTGGTAGTATGGACCCTACTGAGTTTGGAATCAACGGTGGTTGGGGTGGTATTAGAACTACACCAGAATTTGTTGAATTATTTCCAAACGAAGAAAATTCTGCTGACATGAGAGAGACGTTTTATACGGACGGACAAACTAAAGAGATTCCAGATGTTGGACAATTTACTGATGGATTTGCAATTCAGAAATTTAAAAATATTAACGTTGATGGAACACCTGGAAGTGATTCGGTTGGAGACTTTGTAGATATTGATTTTCCTGTTTACAGATTGTCTGACGCTTACTTGATGTATGCTGAAGCAGTTGTAAGAGGTGGCTCTGGCGGTGACCTTAATACTGCAGAGAGTTATATCAACCTAATACGAGAAAGAGCTTATGGCGACACGTCAGGAAACATATCTGCTGGACAGATTGACTTACAATTTATTATCGATGAAAGAGCTAGAGAGTTACATTGGGAATCTCATAGACGTCAAGACTTGATACGTTTCAATCAATTTAGCTCAAACAAAGTTTGGGCATGGAAAGGAAACGTACCTAGTGGTACGGTTACAGCACCGTTTAGAAACCTGTTACCTATCCCTGCACAAGAACTAAATCAAAATCCTAATCTACAACCACAAAACACTGGTTACTAA
- a CDS encoding SusC/RagA family TonB-linked outer membrane protein translates to MNQKFKAVLLLFLLPFFAFAQSVITGTVLESNGLPALGATVAVKGTSNGTSTDFDGNYTLNNVPEDAVIVFSFVGYVTQEIPYTGQSTINITLEEDASELETIVLIGYGSIKKENVTAAQTTVSDEEFNKGAITSPGQLLAGKAAGVQVTAASGRPGDGPVIRVRPGSTLSGNSDALYVVDGVPLDQRNANLNSINPADIESFTILKDASATAIYGNRASNGVVLITTKKAKLNSDLKVSYNVQFAVEQVDNYTEVLTGDEFRQLVADQGRDTSILGTANTDWQNEIYQNGTRSIHSLVLEKGYETTSIRASLGYNNENGILQKSGYERANLGLNIRQNFLKGDLRLTFTSQLAQEERRFADEGAIGSAVVFDPTQSIFNNTGEFGGFFEYTNNTGPEPNAPRNPLGLLNSLDAQQDNVQARLNMNAAYNIRQVPGLKFTGNAGFDYNEYDGYSIRDRDSGAGFRGNNRSFNEGFRRNQLLDGKFDYKKTLETFKTDMTLTLGGSYQEFLRQDTGRFSANNELQESPINIDESALVTAFARASFDINDLYVLSASASRNGSSRFSENNRWANFYGASGAIKLTNTDFVQNSGFLSQLKLRGGFGQTGQQDIDASFAFLSVFTPGQPQAAVQFGNEFVTTIRPEGAIDLKWETTDQWNAGIDLGFFGDRITGSVDAFYRETSDLLLFGPLPAGGLENGSLQNAGSTLSRGIETTIAAKIIQSENINWTVSGNATVQEIEITDLAGAENAPVQVGGISGGVGNNIQEWAVGADPTSFHVFRQVYDQDGNPLDGVYVDTNGDNILNDADRVRYKKANHDVYFGFTSNFNYKNFDMSFTFRGAAGGYNYNNIASNAANFGSTFPTNTQNPLYLNAPVDIQNTNFSQQRFFSDYYVQKADFIKLDNLSLGYNFPGDKVDIRASVTGTNLFTITDYEGVDPEVFGGIDNNLFPRTRGVIFGLGFNF, encoded by the coding sequence ATGAATCAAAAATTCAAAGCAGTTTTACTGTTATTTTTATTGCCCTTTTTCGCATTTGCGCAAAGTGTAATTACTGGTACGGTCCTAGAATCAAACGGTCTTCCAGCTTTAGGAGCTACTGTAGCGGTTAAAGGAACATCTAACGGTACTTCAACAGATTTTGATGGGAATTATACATTAAATAATGTCCCAGAAGATGCGGTTATTGTGTTTTCTTTTGTTGGATATGTAACACAAGAAATCCCTTATACTGGTCAATCGACTATTAATATAACCTTAGAGGAAGATGCTTCTGAACTAGAAACTATAGTTCTTATAGGTTATGGTAGTATCAAAAAAGAAAACGTAACCGCTGCACAAACAACAGTAAGTGATGAAGAGTTTAACAAAGGTGCTATCACTTCTCCTGGACAGCTATTAGCTGGTAAAGCAGCCGGTGTTCAAGTTACAGCTGCCTCTGGACGTCCTGGTGATGGGCCAGTAATAAGAGTTCGTCCTGGATCGACCCTAAGTGGTAATTCAGATGCACTATATGTAGTTGATGGAGTGCCATTAGATCAACGTAATGCCAACTTAAACTCTATCAACCCAGCAGATATTGAATCTTTTACAATTTTGAAAGATGCGAGTGCTACTGCTATTTACGGTAACAGAGCCTCTAATGGTGTAGTGCTTATAACTACTAAAAAAGCTAAATTAAACAGCGACCTTAAAGTAAGTTACAATGTTCAATTTGCAGTTGAACAAGTAGATAATTACACAGAAGTTTTAACTGGTGATGAATTTAGACAATTAGTTGCCGACCAAGGCAGAGATACTTCCATATTGGGAACTGCAAATACAGACTGGCAAAATGAAATTTACCAAAATGGTACAAGGTCTATACATAGTCTAGTTTTAGAAAAAGGATATGAAACAACCTCTATAAGAGCTTCTTTAGGTTATAACAATGAAAATGGTATCCTTCAAAAGTCTGGTTATGAAAGGGCTAATTTAGGACTTAACATACGTCAGAATTTTTTAAAGGGAGATTTAAGATTGACGTTTACCTCTCAACTGGCGCAAGAAGAAAGGAGATTTGCTGATGAGGGAGCAATAGGATCTGCTGTCGTGTTTGATCCTACGCAATCAATTTTCAATAATACCGGAGAATTCGGTGGTTTCTTTGAATACACAAACAATACTGGACCAGAGCCTAATGCTCCTCGCAATCCTTTAGGGTTATTGAATAGCTTAGATGCTCAACAAGATAATGTTCAAGCAAGGTTAAATATGAACGCTGCATATAATATTCGTCAAGTTCCTGGTTTGAAATTTACAGGTAATGCTGGATTTGATTACAATGAATATGATGGTTATTCTATTAGAGACCGTGATTCTGGAGCTGGTTTTCGTGGAAACAACAGAAGTTTTAATGAAGGTTTTAGAAGAAACCAATTGTTAGATGGAAAATTTGATTATAAGAAAACTCTTGAGACGTTTAAAACTGATATGACTCTTACTTTAGGTGGAAGTTATCAAGAATTCTTAAGACAAGATACTGGCAGGTTTTCAGCTAACAATGAATTGCAAGAAAGTCCTATTAATATTGATGAATCTGCTTTAGTTACCGCGTTTGCGAGAGCGTCCTTTGATATTAATGATTTATATGTTTTATCCGCTTCAGCTTCGCGTAACGGTAGTTCTAGATTTTCTGAAAATAACAGATGGGCCAACTTCTACGGAGCGAGTGGTGCCATCAAACTTACCAATACAGACTTTGTACAAAACAGTGGTTTCTTATCTCAATTAAAGCTGCGTGGAGGTTTTGGTCAGACAGGTCAACAAGATATCGATGCATCATTTGCATTTTTATCAGTTTTTACTCCAGGACAGCCACAAGCAGCTGTTCAATTTGGTAATGAATTTGTAACAACTATACGTCCTGAAGGGGCAATAGACCTTAAATGGGAAACAACAGACCAATGGAACGCTGGTATCGATTTAGGTTTCTTTGGCGATCGTATAACAGGTAGTGTAGATGCCTTTTACAGAGAAACTAGCGATCTACTATTGTTTGGTCCTCTTCCAGCAGGTGGTTTAGAAAATGGTAGTCTGCAAAATGCAGGTTCTACTTTGAGTAGAGGTATCGAAACAACCATTGCAGCAAAAATAATTCAATCTGAGAATATAAACTGGACTGTTTCTGGAAATGCAACTGTTCAAGAAATAGAAATTACAGATCTTGCTGGTGCTGAAAATGCACCTGTCCAAGTAGGAGGGATTTCTGGAGGTGTAGGTAATAATATACAAGAATGGGCAGTAGGTGCAGACCCTACTTCTTTTCATGTTTTCCGTCAAGTTTATGATCAAGATGGAAACCCTTTAGACGGTGTTTACGTAGATACTAATGGAGATAACATTTTAAATGATGCAGATCGAGTTAGATATAAGAAAGCTAATCATGATGTTTATTTTGGTTTCACTTCAAATTTTAATTATAAAAACTTTGATATGAGCTTTACATTTAGAGGTGCTGCTGGAGGATACAACTACAATAACATTGCTTCTAACGCAGCAAACTTTGGTAGTACTTTTCCAACGAATACTCAGAATCCGTTATATTTAAATGCGCCTGTCGATATTCAGAATACTAATTTTTCTCAACAACGTTTTTTCTCTGACTACTACGTTCAAAAAGCTGACTTTATAAAACTAGATAACCTATCGTTAGGTTATAACTTTCCAGGCGACAAAGTAGACATAAGAGCCTCTGTTACTGGAACTAACTTATTTACAATTACTGATTATGAAGGTGTAGATCCAGAAGTATTCGGTGGAATAGATAACAATCTTTTTCCTCGCACTAGAGGGGTTATATTTGGATTAGGATTTAATTTTTAA
- a CDS encoding LacI family DNA-binding transcriptional regulator: protein MAQKITLKKIAQDLNVSISTVSKALRDSHEISEERREKIKKYAKEFNYKPNSIALSLKNQKTKKIGIIIPEIVHHFFATVISGVERVANEKGYQVIITLSGESFDKEVVNMEMLANGSIDGFIMSLSKETMEKQDFHHLREVTNQGMPIVMFDRVSNDIPCDKIIIDDVAAGHEATEFLLRKGKNKLGIISTVDYVNVGRLRSQGFSQALQQRGFEVHDHQFLKIEDIDRCEQKIEQFIADNDFDALVAVNELFAVTASKAIQKLGKKIPEDVAIVAFTDGILSKYASPTLTTIGQKGEEMGGIAAAKLIEKLESSDHDNESYETVIVKTSLVERESTP from the coding sequence ATGGCTCAAAAGATCACGTTAAAGAAGATAGCTCAAGATTTAAATGTATCTATATCAACTGTTTCTAAGGCTTTGCGGGACTCTCATGAAATAAGTGAAGAAAGGAGAGAGAAAATTAAGAAATATGCCAAAGAGTTTAACTACAAGCCTAATAGTATTGCGTTAAGTCTTAAAAATCAGAAGACAAAAAAAATAGGGATTATAATTCCAGAAATTGTGCATCATTTCTTTGCAACCGTTATATCTGGGGTGGAACGAGTAGCAAATGAAAAAGGCTATCAGGTGATTATTACTTTGTCAGGTGAGAGTTTTGATAAGGAAGTCGTGAACATGGAAATGCTTGCAAACGGTAGTATTGATGGTTTTATAATGAGTCTTTCTAAGGAAACTATGGAGAAGCAAGATTTTCACCACCTTAGAGAGGTGACTAATCAAGGGATGCCTATCGTTATGTTTGATCGTGTCTCAAACGATATACCTTGCGATAAAATTATTATAGATGATGTCGCCGCTGGACATGAAGCTACAGAGTTTTTATTAAGGAAGGGGAAAAATAAATTAGGGATAATAAGTACTGTAGATTATGTGAATGTAGGAAGATTGCGTTCTCAAGGTTTCAGTCAGGCGCTACAACAACGTGGCTTTGAAGTTCATGATCACCAATTTTTGAAAATTGAAGACATAGATAGATGTGAACAAAAAATAGAACAATTTATCGCTGATAATGATTTTGATGCGCTGGTAGCGGTAAATGAATTGTTTGCTGTGACTGCAAGCAAAGCTATTCAAAAGTTAGGTAAGAAAATACCGGAAGATGTTGCTATTGTTGCTTTTACCGACGGAATCCTTTCTAAATATGCCAGCCCTACTTTAACAACAATAGGGCAAAAGGGTGAAGAAATGGGAGGAATTGCTGCCGCAAAACTTATTGAGAAGCTGGAATCTAGTGACCACGATAATGAAAGCTACGAAACCGTTATCGTAAAAACATCTTTAGTAGAAAGGGAATCTACTCCATAA
- a CDS encoding MFS transporter translates to MQKPKLGFWNIWNMSFGFLGIQFGFALQGSTMSRIFETLGAAKDDIPLLWIAAPLAGLIVQPIIGYLSDHTWHKTLGRRRPFFLIGAILSSIALLFMPYSSEVWMAAGLLLVLDASINISMEPFRALVADKLPESQRSYGFVVQTLIIGVGTWVASNLPKWVNNTLEISNEAAPGVVPDSVKVAFGVGAFVFITSILVTIFTTKEYSPEEMAAFDDAGEPEEKKGMLETIMGTYALMPTIMKKLGVVQFFSWFAFFAMWTLANPALTTHIYDAPKPDIVEYAQLDDAGEPILDADRVTLFLNDQSAADYKTADKAYNEASDDVGSKMGIYGLTSMLFALLLTFYTSFKAINRKYIHMASLFLGALGFLYMFYSPGEPDNLYISFSLIGIAWGSILSMPYAMLSSSVESSKMGLMMGVFNMFIVIPQIIAAVGGVVLLHNLIGEESIHAMTIAGIFLVIAAFSNLLITNKKAIMYQPVLENE, encoded by the coding sequence ATGCAAAAGCCTAAGTTAGGTTTCTGGAATATTTGGAACATGAGTTTCGGATTTCTGGGTATTCAGTTTGGTTTTGCCTTACAAGGCTCAACCATGTCTCGTATTTTTGAGACTTTAGGAGCTGCTAAGGATGATATTCCACTGTTATGGATTGCCGCACCACTTGCTGGTCTTATTGTGCAACCTATAATAGGGTATTTAAGTGATCATACTTGGCACAAAACACTAGGTCGTCGTCGTCCTTTCTTTTTGATAGGTGCAATACTTAGTTCCATTGCTCTATTATTCATGCCGTATTCTTCAGAAGTGTGGATGGCAGCTGGTTTACTTCTAGTTCTTGACGCATCCATAAATATTTCTATGGAGCCTTTTAGAGCTCTAGTTGCAGATAAACTTCCAGAATCACAACGTAGTTACGGATTTGTTGTTCAAACTTTAATAATAGGAGTAGGAACATGGGTAGCAAGTAACTTACCTAAATGGGTGAATAATACTTTAGAGATTTCTAATGAAGCTGCTCCAGGAGTTGTTCCAGATTCGGTAAAAGTTGCCTTTGGTGTAGGAGCATTTGTTTTTATTACCTCAATTCTAGTAACTATTTTTACCACTAAAGAGTATTCGCCAGAAGAAATGGCAGCTTTTGATGATGCAGGTGAGCCTGAAGAAAAGAAAGGAATGCTGGAAACTATTATGGGAACTTATGCATTGATGCCTACCATAATGAAAAAATTAGGTGTGGTACAGTTCTTTTCTTGGTTTGCATTTTTTGCTATGTGGACTCTTGCAAACCCTGCACTTACCACTCATATTTATGATGCGCCAAAACCGGATATTGTAGAATACGCACAACTGGATGACGCTGGAGAACCTATTCTTGATGCAGATCGTGTTACTTTATTTTTAAACGATCAATCTGCTGCAGATTATAAAACAGCAGATAAAGCCTATAATGAAGCTAGTGATGATGTAGGTTCTAAAATGGGAATCTATGGACTAACTTCAATGCTTTTTGCATTATTACTGACATTTTATACCTCATTCAAGGCCATCAATAGAAAGTACATTCACATGGCGAGTTTATTTCTGGGAGCTTTAGGATTTTTATATATGTTTTACAGCCCAGGAGAACCAGATAATCTATACATTTCTTTTTCTTTGATAGGAATTGCATGGGGAAGCATATTATCTATGCCTTATGCTATGCTATCTAGTTCTGTGGAGTCCTCAAAAATGGGATTGATGATGGGAGTTTTCAATATGTTTATTGTAATTCCACAAATTATTGCTGCAGTAGGTGGCGTTGTGCTTTTACACAATCTAATAGGAGAAGAATCTATACACGCTATGACTATCGCTGGAATTTTCTTAGTCATTGCAGCATTTTCAAATTTATTAATAACTAACAAAAAGGCGATCATGTATCAGCCAGTTTTAGAGAATGAATAA